A DNA window from Alphaproteobacteria bacterium contains the following coding sequences:
- the greA gene encoding transcription elongation factor GreA, protein MTSKGFDRLREELDHLKKVERPAVIKAISEARDHGDLSENAEYHAARERQSFIEGRVNELEFKISCADVIEIGSLTGNRVVFGATVKLVDEDTDEEIIYQIVGEEESSIKDGLLSCNAPIARAMIGKEIGDTFEVSTPKGTKYYEILKVSFEN, encoded by the coding sequence ATGACATCAAAAGGTTTTGATCGTTTAAGAGAAGAGCTCGATCATTTGAAGAAAGTTGAAAGACCTGCTGTCATTAAAGCTATATCAGAGGCCCGTGATCATGGGGACTTGTCTGAAAATGCTGAGTATCATGCTGCAAGAGAGCGTCAAAGCTTTATTGAAGGGCGTGTGAATGAATTAGAATTTAAAATTTCCTGTGCTGATGTGATTGAAATTGGATCTTTAACAGGCAATCGTGTGGTCTTTGGCGCCACTGTTAAATTGGTTGATGAAGATACAGACGAAGAAATCATTTATCAAATCGTTGGTGAAGAAGAAAGCAGCATTAAAGATGGCTTGCTTTCATGTAATGCACCTATTGCACGTGCCATGATTGGTAAAGAAATTGGCGATACTTTTGAAGTAAGTACGCCTAAAGGAACAAAATATTACGAGATTCTCAAAGTTTCTTTTGAGAATTGA
- a CDS encoding DedA family protein, with protein sequence MDTLLYLVDSWLNLVDSWSYPGIFLTTMIESTFVPMPAELTMIPAGILAAQGELNYWGVLVSSTAGVVVGSIINYWIGYRFGRTLLEKYGKYVFIKHDFLEKTEAFFAKYGAFSVFIGRLLIGIRHYIGFVAGIARFKFKSFVIYTSIGGLLWMFILLQIGYLSEKTAESSYSAVTNLQIIIVLLTIISVIAYGIKLYMMKD encoded by the coding sequence ATGGATACATTGTTATATTTGGTAGATTCGTGGTTAAATTTGGTTGACTCTTGGAGTTATCCAGGCATTTTTCTAACAACAATGATTGAAAGTACCTTTGTACCTATGCCAGCAGAACTCACAATGATCCCCGCAGGTATTTTAGCTGCGCAGGGCGAATTAAATTATTGGGGAGTCTTGGTTTCATCTACCGCCGGCGTTGTTGTAGGCTCGATCATTAACTATTGGATAGGCTATCGCTTCGGACGTACACTCCTTGAAAAATACGGTAAATACGTCTTTATCAAACATGATTTCCTTGAAAAAACAGAAGCTTTTTTTGCAAAATACGGCGCCTTTTCTGTTTTTATCGGGCGCCTTCTCATTGGTATCCGTCATTACATCGGATTTGTGGCTGGTATAGCCCGTTTTAAATTTAAATCGTTTGTTATTTATACATCTATCGGTGGATTGCTCTGGATGTTTATCCTTTTACAAATAGGCTATCTATCTGAAAAAACTGCAGAATCAAGTTATTCTGCTGTCACAAATTTACAAATTATTATTGTTCTTTTGACAATCATCTCTGTTATAGCTTATGGTATAAAATTGTACATGATGAAGGATTAA
- a CDS encoding dicarboxylate/amino acid:cation symporter translates to MNLKTTTQDSSQMEEVSKEPIAKEWRILGLNMWQQVLVGLLLGIIVGAIFEQDAEFLKIFGTIFIRLIKMVVSPLIFFALISGITSLTASHHFKGIALKGSAAYILTSVIAVAFGLILANIFQPGVGVPKPVIDTSDMDFTSSTIMTIQDFLFNLIPANIVNAIAEDNYIQIVIFAIFTGVVMNNIHWKTTRVKEINQEMAHVTFKMIEWLVRFAPLAVFGFIASLVGTTGYDVILSLIKLVGLVIAACFFQYLIFGLLMILFARISPLPFYRKMLPTQIMAFSTSSTKATLTTAMRELQEKMGVSPSTSNFMMPLGACVNMVGTAIYLGIASVFFAQMYGIHLTATDYCILMFNCTLGSIGAAGIPSGSIIFMGMVLSSVGIPIEGIAVILGVDRILDMFRTVVNITGDAAITIVVDKSEQQLDLKTYNS, encoded by the coding sequence ATGAATTTAAAAACGACAACACAAGACTCCTCACAAATGGAGGAAGTCTCAAAAGAACCGATTGCCAAAGAATGGCGTATTTTAGGACTTAATATGTGGCAGCAAGTTCTTGTTGGCCTTCTCCTAGGTATTATCGTTGGCGCTATCTTCGAGCAAGACGCTGAATTTTTGAAAATTTTTGGGACTATCTTTATTCGTCTGATTAAAATGGTTGTCTCTCCTCTGATTTTTTTCGCTCTCATTTCTGGTATTACAAGCCTTACGGCCTCACATCACTTCAAAGGGATTGCTTTAAAAGGATCTGCGGCTTATATCCTCACATCGGTTATCGCTGTTGCATTTGGCTTAATCTTGGCCAATATTTTTCAACCTGGTGTTGGAGTTCCTAAGCCCGTCATTGATACATCTGATATGGACTTTACATCAAGCACAATCATGACAATACAAGATTTTTTATTCAACCTGATTCCTGCGAATATCGTGAATGCAATTGCTGAAGATAACTACATTCAAATTGTTATTTTTGCGATCTTTACGGGCGTTGTCATGAACAACATTCATTGGAAGACAACACGCGTCAAAGAAATCAACCAAGAGATGGCTCATGTTACCTTTAAGATGATTGAATGGCTTGTGCGTTTTGCACCATTAGCCGTATTTGGCTTTATCGCATCGCTTGTTGGCACAACTGGTTATGATGTGATTTTAAGCCTCATAAAACTAGTTGGACTTGTTATTGCCGCTTGCTTCTTCCAATATTTAATTTTTGGCCTACTGATGATACTCTTTGCCCGAATCTCTCCTTTGCCATTTTATCGCAAGATGCTTCCAACACAGATTATGGCTTTTTCCACAAGCAGTACAAAAGCAACACTGACAACAGCTATGCGTGAACTTCAAGAGAAAATGGGCGTCTCACCAAGTACGAGCAACTTCATGATGCCTCTCGGCGCCTGTGTTAACATGGTTGGAACAGCAATTTATCTAGGAATTGCTTCAGTTTTCTTCGCGCAAATGTATGGCATTCACCTCACCGCAACAGATTATTGCATTTTGATGTTCAACTGCACTCTAGGCTCTATCGGCGCAGCAGGAATCCCAAGTGGCTCAATCATTTTCATGGGAATGGTTCTCTCTTCTGTTGGAATCCCAATTGAAGGCATTGCTGTTATTCTAGGTGTCGATCGTATTTTAGACATGTTCAGAACCGTTGTGAACATTACGGGCGATGCTGCAATTACAATTGTTGTCGATAAAAGTGAACAACAGCTCGATCTTAAAACATATAACAGCTAG